The Cydia splendana chromosome Z, ilCydSple1.2, whole genome shotgun sequence genome window below encodes:
- the LOC134804035 gene encoding FH1/FH2 domain-containing protein 3 isoform X3, whose product MIELVKVNDRVNGSMRDLVADSFVCRVQYLDDLDPFMEYNVREPPRPLYHTFNTTIPLSYQIASVHRLLQAPHRLDDATLQVFKDGDYGPYLDLDSTLNEQDEELEGLQESRKNAIILRTQLSVRVHAIIERLLHSQGRELRRALFTLKQILQSDKDLVHEFVANKGLDCLMQVSSMADHNYLDYILRALGQILLYVDGMHGVMANKHCIQWLYSLISSKFRHVVKTALKLLLVFVEYTEKNCLLLIDAINTVDTSKGRQPWYNVMKILQDFDASDTELLIYATTLINRCLNSVPDRDMYYDQVDALQDQGMDNIVQLYMSKQGTDLDLLRQLQIFEAVLLYEDGDESGTALKQLDESVINSVHRRSLNLNTSDRRKSKKQQMKDKAKQATNAEPEPSIREPKPLNNIRPPFLPSILDNKENKELTTALKRRRDRFARQAHHITQQREMLNNSNGFSGLNGNHTNGSYSYGDYSNGNYCNGNAKPYSNGINGHQEEEEKPHINNLCDILKNGNQRYTAGLKQRIQNGTLGHSVTPADALTVIRQKMELPVETMDDRGVLLNREHSIKDLAQRLTSPVSPTTDEKPLRVSDMAGIVSKAKEELAKSQSKEVIKSPTIEKTPKLHEIKISENDLHWEELKKGCLNREFHLCDLDFSDLRQDTDDEMSSPATNAAGIPPPPPPGMFPLVGVPPPPPGSFPPFAKSVPAPPPKHSLSEISNDSDSSTIKKNKKTVKLFWREIQECPPPTVRTKIGGFIWDDLPDVKLDTAMLEHLFESRTNDLIIKKLMEPKRNLILDAKRSNAINIAMKKLPTPQTIKAAIMKMDATVIGREGIEKLLTMLPTEEEKVKIQEAQYANPDLPLGSAEQFLLTLASINELSSRLKLWVFKLDFDNLEKEVAEPLMDLKQGIELLKINKTFKVILSTLRSVGSFLNGSQVRGFRLEYLSKVMEVKDTVHKHPLLYHICEMIIEKFPDSTDFFSEVGPVIRASKVDFDILAANLSKLESDCKASWDHMKRVAKHDSSQIFKTKINEFLTDAAERIILLTIIKKRVMSRYTKFLLFLGVPAVDISKTKPSEFLKVIAEFALEYRTSRERVLQQLEKKANHRERNKTRGKMIIDVANYSAKNGDHTADNALKELLKTDPDTDSLTDGRRKIQVNSRRSLVNGDLSADDEIIESLVRSATTKRRPVTRERRKNRLSDKKNLNRTLDGH is encoded by the exons ATGATTGAACTAGTTAAAGTGAATGATAGGGTAAATGGAAGTATGCGGGACCTGGTGGCGGATTCGTTCGTTTGCCGCGTGCAGTACTTGGATGACTTGGACCCTTTCATGGAGTACAACGTCCGGGAGCCGCCCAGGCCGCTCTACCACACGTTCAACACCACCATACCTCTGTCGTACCAGATTGCCTCAGTACATCGATTGCTGCAGGCCCCGCATAGG TTGGACGACGCGACCCTGCAGGTGTTCAAAGATGGCGACTACGGGCCGTACCTCGACCTGGACTCCACGCTCAACGAGCAAGACGAGGAGCTGGAGGGCCTGCAAGAGAG TCGGAAGAACGCAATCATTCTGCGAACGCAGCTGTCGGTGCGGGTGCATGCCATCATTG AAAGGCTACTCCACTCCCAAGGGAGAGAGCTCCGGAGAGCGCTCTTTACTCTCAAGCAGATCCTGCAATCGGACAAGGACCTGGTTCACGAGTTTGTGGCCAACAAGGGCCTGGACTGCCTCATGCAAGTCAGCAGCATGGCCGACCACAACTATTTGGATTATATCCTGAGAGCACTTGGGCAG ATACTTCTGTACGTTGACGGCATGCACGGAGTTATGGCCAACAAGCACTGCATCCAATGGCTCTACTCCCTCATCTCCAGCAAGTTCCGTCACGTGGTCAAAACGGCGCTCAAGCTCCTCCTAGTCTTCGTAGAATACACCGAAAAGAACTGCCTTCTCCTCATAGATGCTATTAACACCGTAGACACTTCTAAAGGCCGACAACCCTGGTACAACGTCATGAAAATACTCCAAGACTTCGACGCCTCAGACACGGAGCTATTAATTTACGCCACAACGTTGATAAATAGGTGTCTGAACAGCGTCCCCGATAGGGACATGTACTACGACCAGGTTGACGCCCTGCAGGACCAGGGAATGGATAATATCGTGCAGTTGTATATGTCGAAACAAGGGACGGACTTGGATCTGCTGAGGCAGTTGCAGATTTTCGAAGCCGTGCTGCTTTATGAAGATGGAGACGAAAGTGGAACGGCTTTAAA GCAACTAGACGAGTCTGTGATCAACTCTGTACATCGGCGAAGCCTAAACTTGAACACGTCAGACAGGAGAAAGTCCAAGAAGCAACAAATGAAGGACAAAG CCAAACAAGCCACCAACGCCGAACCCGAGCCAAGCATAAGAGAGCCCAAACCACTGAACAACATACGACCGCCCTTCCTACCCTCTATACTCGACAACAAGGAGAATAAAGAACTGACTACAGCTTTAAAAAGAAGACGAGACCGCTTCGCGAGGCAAGCCCATCACATAACGCAGCAACGAGAAATGCTAAACAACTCAAATGGCTTCAGCGGTCTCAACGGGAATCACACGAACGGCAGTTACTCTTATGGGGACTACTCTAACGGAAATTATTGCAACGGAAATGCTAAACCCTACAGCAATGGCATCAACGGGCaccaagaagaagaagagaagccCCATATAAATAATCTGTGCGATATACTCAAAAACG GAAACCAAAGATATACAGCTGGACTGAAACAAAGAATACAAAACGGCACCCTAGGCCACAGCGTCACGCCCGCAGACGCACTCACAGTCATCCGTCAGAAGATGGAGTTGCCCGTGGAGACTATGGACGACCGAGGAGTGTTACTGAACAGGGAGCACAGCATCAAAGACCTGGCTCAGCGCCTGACGAGCCCCGTTAGCCCAACCACTGACGAGAAACCTTTGAGGGTGTCTGACATGGCCGGAATAGTGTCTAAAGCCAAAGAAGAGTTAGCTAAGTCCCAATCAAAAG AGGTGATAAAGAGTCCAACAATAGAGAAAACTCCAAAGCTCCACGAAATTAAAATATCAGAGAACGATCTCCATTGGGAAGAATTGAAAAAGGGATGTCTTAACAGGGAGTTCCATCTCTGTGATCTGGACTTCTCGGATTTACGTCAGGACACTGACGACGAAATGTCATCGCCGGCTACCAACGCGGCCGGTATCCCGCCGCCGCCCCCTCCAGGGATGTTTCCTCTAGTTGGTGTCCCCCCTCCACCTCCTGGTTCATTTCCACCATTCGCGAAGAGCGTTCCTGCACCACCACCAAAGCATTCACTCTCCGAGATATCAAACGATTCAGATAGTTCAACTATCAAGAAGAACAAGAAGACTGTCAAGCTGTTCTGGCGAGAGATCCAGGAGTGTCCGCCGCCGACGGTCAGGACGAAGATCGGAGGGTTCATTTGGGACGATCTGCCGGATGTGAAACTGGACACGGCGATGTTGGAGCATCTTTTTGAATCCAGGACTAATGATTTGATAATTAAG AAGCTAATGGAACCAAAGAGGAACCTCATACTAGATGCGAAGCGATCCAACGCTATAAACATAGCAATGAAGAAGTTGCCCACGCCTCAGACCATTAAGGCGGCCATCATGAAAATGGACGCCACAGTGATCGGCAGGGAGGGCATTGAGAAACTGCTGACGATGCTTCCGACTGAAGAGGAAAAGGTCAAAATACAAGAAGCACAG TATGCCAATCCAGACCTACCACTGGGCAGCGCAGAGCAGTTTCTTTTGACCTTGGCTTCCATCAATGAGCTGTCATCCAGGCTCAAGCTTTGGGTCTTCAAACTAGACTTTGATAACTTAGAG aaagaAGTAGCAGAACCACTAATGGATTTAAAGCAGGGCATAGAGCTGCTAAAGATCAACAAGACCTTTAAGGTCATCCTCTCCACCTTGCGGTCAGTGGGGTCCTTCCTCAACGGCAGTCAGGTCCGAGGGTTCCGGCTGGAGTACCTGTCCAAGGTCATGGAAGTGAAGGATACGGTGCACAAACATCCATTACTGTACCACATTTGTGAGATGATCATTGAAAAGTTTCCGGATAGCACGGATTTTTTCAGTGAG GTGGGTCCAGTCATCCGAGCTTCCAAAGTGGACTTCGATATTTTAGCCGCCAACCTATCCAAGCTGGAGTCCGACTGCAAGGCCTCCTGGGACCACATGAAGCGAGTGGCCAAACACGACAGCTCGCAGATCTTCAAGACCAAAATCAACGAGTTCCTCACAGATGCAGCGGAGAGGATCATACTTCTGACGATCATTAAGAAGAGGGTTATGAGCAG GTACACCAAGTTCCTTCTGTTCCTGGGAGTCCCGGCAGTGGACATCTCCAAGACCAAGCCCTCAGAGTTCCTGAAGGTCATCGCAGAGTTCGCCCTGGAGTACAGAACCTCGCGGGAGCGCGTGCTGCAGCAGTTGGAGAAGAAAGCTAACCACAGAGAGCGGAACAAAACTAGGGGCAAGATGATCATTGAT gtGGCAAACTACTCCGCTAAGAACGGTGACCACACGGCCGACAACGCTCTAAAGGAACTCCTGAAGACCGACCCAGACACGGACAGTCTCACCGACGGCCGTCGCAAGATTCAGGTCAATTCTAGGAGGAGCCTCGTCAA TGGAGACCTGTCTGCCGACGACGAGATCATAGAGAGTCTCGTGCGCTCCGCGACGACGAAGCGCAGGCCCGTGACCCGAGAGAGGCGGAAGAACCGGCTTTCCGACAAGAAAAACT
- the LOC134804035 gene encoding FH1/FH2 domain-containing protein 3 isoform X4 — MDVQDLADEPVGQSDSSIAEIEELWLTCLLVPDMLEEDEDIRKNAIILRTQLSVRVHAIIERLLHSQGRELRRALFTLKQILQSDKDLVHEFVANKGLDCLMQVSSMADHNYLDYILRALGQILLYVDGMHGVMANKHCIQWLYSLISSKFRHVVKTALKLLLVFVEYTEKNCLLLIDAINTVDTSKGRQPWYNVMKILQDFDASDTELLIYATTLINRCLNSVPDRDMYYDQVDALQDQGMDNIVQLYMSKQGTDLDLLRQLQIFEAVLLYEDGDESGTALKQLDESVINSVHRRSLNLNTSDRRKSKKQQMKDKAKQATNAEPEPSIREPKPLNNIRPPFLPSILDNKENKELTTALKRRRDRFARQAHHITQQREMLNNSNGFSGLNGNHTNGSYSYGDYSNGNYCNGNAKPYSNGINGHQEEEEKPHINNLCDILKNGNQRYTAGLKQRIQNGTLGHSVTPADALTVIRQKMELPVETMDDRGVLLNREHSIKDLAQRLTSPVSPTTDEKPLRVSDMAGIVSKAKEELAKSQSKEVIKSPTIEKTPKLHEIKISENDLHWEELKKGCLNREFHLCDLDFSDLRQDTDDEMSSPATNAAGIPPPPPPGMFPLVGVPPPPPGSFPPFAKSVPAPPPKHSLSEISNDSDSSTIKKNKKTVKLFWREIQECPPPTVRTKIGGFIWDDLPDVKLDTAMLEHLFESRTNDLIIKKLMEPKRNLILDAKRSNAINIAMKKLPTPQTIKAAIMKMDATVIGREGIEKLLTMLPTEEEKVKIQEAQYANPDLPLGSAEQFLLTLASINELSSRLKLWVFKLDFDNLEKEVAEPLMDLKQGIELLKINKTFKVILSTLRSVGSFLNGSQVRGFRLEYLSKVMEVKDTVHKHPLLYHICEMIIEKFPDSTDFFSEVGPVIRASKVDFDILAANLSKLESDCKASWDHMKRVAKHDSSQIFKTKINEFLTDAAERIILLTIIKKRVMSRYTKFLLFLGVPAVDISKTKPSEFLKVIAEFALEYRTSRERVLQQLEKKANHRERNKTRGKMIIDVANYSAKNGDHTADNALKELLKTDPDTDSLTDGRRKIQVNSRRSLVNGDLSADDEIIESLVRSATTKRRPVTRERRKNRLSDKKNLNRTLDGH; from the exons ATGGATGTGCAAGATCTTGCCGATGAGCCGGTGGGACAGAGTGACTCGAGCATCGCGGAGATAGAGGAATTGTGGTTGACGTGCTTGCTGGTGCCAGACATGCTCGAGGAGGATGAAGACAT TCGGAAGAACGCAATCATTCTGCGAACGCAGCTGTCGGTGCGGGTGCATGCCATCATTG AAAGGCTACTCCACTCCCAAGGGAGAGAGCTCCGGAGAGCGCTCTTTACTCTCAAGCAGATCCTGCAATCGGACAAGGACCTGGTTCACGAGTTTGTGGCCAACAAGGGCCTGGACTGCCTCATGCAAGTCAGCAGCATGGCCGACCACAACTATTTGGATTATATCCTGAGAGCACTTGGGCAG ATACTTCTGTACGTTGACGGCATGCACGGAGTTATGGCCAACAAGCACTGCATCCAATGGCTCTACTCCCTCATCTCCAGCAAGTTCCGTCACGTGGTCAAAACGGCGCTCAAGCTCCTCCTAGTCTTCGTAGAATACACCGAAAAGAACTGCCTTCTCCTCATAGATGCTATTAACACCGTAGACACTTCTAAAGGCCGACAACCCTGGTACAACGTCATGAAAATACTCCAAGACTTCGACGCCTCAGACACGGAGCTATTAATTTACGCCACAACGTTGATAAATAGGTGTCTGAACAGCGTCCCCGATAGGGACATGTACTACGACCAGGTTGACGCCCTGCAGGACCAGGGAATGGATAATATCGTGCAGTTGTATATGTCGAAACAAGGGACGGACTTGGATCTGCTGAGGCAGTTGCAGATTTTCGAAGCCGTGCTGCTTTATGAAGATGGAGACGAAAGTGGAACGGCTTTAAA GCAACTAGACGAGTCTGTGATCAACTCTGTACATCGGCGAAGCCTAAACTTGAACACGTCAGACAGGAGAAAGTCCAAGAAGCAACAAATGAAGGACAAAG CCAAACAAGCCACCAACGCCGAACCCGAGCCAAGCATAAGAGAGCCCAAACCACTGAACAACATACGACCGCCCTTCCTACCCTCTATACTCGACAACAAGGAGAATAAAGAACTGACTACAGCTTTAAAAAGAAGACGAGACCGCTTCGCGAGGCAAGCCCATCACATAACGCAGCAACGAGAAATGCTAAACAACTCAAATGGCTTCAGCGGTCTCAACGGGAATCACACGAACGGCAGTTACTCTTATGGGGACTACTCTAACGGAAATTATTGCAACGGAAATGCTAAACCCTACAGCAATGGCATCAACGGGCaccaagaagaagaagagaagccCCATATAAATAATCTGTGCGATATACTCAAAAACG GAAACCAAAGATATACAGCTGGACTGAAACAAAGAATACAAAACGGCACCCTAGGCCACAGCGTCACGCCCGCAGACGCACTCACAGTCATCCGTCAGAAGATGGAGTTGCCCGTGGAGACTATGGACGACCGAGGAGTGTTACTGAACAGGGAGCACAGCATCAAAGACCTGGCTCAGCGCCTGACGAGCCCCGTTAGCCCAACCACTGACGAGAAACCTTTGAGGGTGTCTGACATGGCCGGAATAGTGTCTAAAGCCAAAGAAGAGTTAGCTAAGTCCCAATCAAAAG AGGTGATAAAGAGTCCAACAATAGAGAAAACTCCAAAGCTCCACGAAATTAAAATATCAGAGAACGATCTCCATTGGGAAGAATTGAAAAAGGGATGTCTTAACAGGGAGTTCCATCTCTGTGATCTGGACTTCTCGGATTTACGTCAGGACACTGACGACGAAATGTCATCGCCGGCTACCAACGCGGCCGGTATCCCGCCGCCGCCCCCTCCAGGGATGTTTCCTCTAGTTGGTGTCCCCCCTCCACCTCCTGGTTCATTTCCACCATTCGCGAAGAGCGTTCCTGCACCACCACCAAAGCATTCACTCTCCGAGATATCAAACGATTCAGATAGTTCAACTATCAAGAAGAACAAGAAGACTGTCAAGCTGTTCTGGCGAGAGATCCAGGAGTGTCCGCCGCCGACGGTCAGGACGAAGATCGGAGGGTTCATTTGGGACGATCTGCCGGATGTGAAACTGGACACGGCGATGTTGGAGCATCTTTTTGAATCCAGGACTAATGATTTGATAATTAAG AAGCTAATGGAACCAAAGAGGAACCTCATACTAGATGCGAAGCGATCCAACGCTATAAACATAGCAATGAAGAAGTTGCCCACGCCTCAGACCATTAAGGCGGCCATCATGAAAATGGACGCCACAGTGATCGGCAGGGAGGGCATTGAGAAACTGCTGACGATGCTTCCGACTGAAGAGGAAAAGGTCAAAATACAAGAAGCACAG TATGCCAATCCAGACCTACCACTGGGCAGCGCAGAGCAGTTTCTTTTGACCTTGGCTTCCATCAATGAGCTGTCATCCAGGCTCAAGCTTTGGGTCTTCAAACTAGACTTTGATAACTTAGAG aaagaAGTAGCAGAACCACTAATGGATTTAAAGCAGGGCATAGAGCTGCTAAAGATCAACAAGACCTTTAAGGTCATCCTCTCCACCTTGCGGTCAGTGGGGTCCTTCCTCAACGGCAGTCAGGTCCGAGGGTTCCGGCTGGAGTACCTGTCCAAGGTCATGGAAGTGAAGGATACGGTGCACAAACATCCATTACTGTACCACATTTGTGAGATGATCATTGAAAAGTTTCCGGATAGCACGGATTTTTTCAGTGAG GTGGGTCCAGTCATCCGAGCTTCCAAAGTGGACTTCGATATTTTAGCCGCCAACCTATCCAAGCTGGAGTCCGACTGCAAGGCCTCCTGGGACCACATGAAGCGAGTGGCCAAACACGACAGCTCGCAGATCTTCAAGACCAAAATCAACGAGTTCCTCACAGATGCAGCGGAGAGGATCATACTTCTGACGATCATTAAGAAGAGGGTTATGAGCAG GTACACCAAGTTCCTTCTGTTCCTGGGAGTCCCGGCAGTGGACATCTCCAAGACCAAGCCCTCAGAGTTCCTGAAGGTCATCGCAGAGTTCGCCCTGGAGTACAGAACCTCGCGGGAGCGCGTGCTGCAGCAGTTGGAGAAGAAAGCTAACCACAGAGAGCGGAACAAAACTAGGGGCAAGATGATCATTGAT gtGGCAAACTACTCCGCTAAGAACGGTGACCACACGGCCGACAACGCTCTAAAGGAACTCCTGAAGACCGACCCAGACACGGACAGTCTCACCGACGGCCGTCGCAAGATTCAGGTCAATTCTAGGAGGAGCCTCGTCAA TGGAGACCTGTCTGCCGACGACGAGATCATAGAGAGTCTCGTGCGCTCCGCGACGACGAAGCGCAGGCCCGTGACCCGAGAGAGGCGGAAGAACCGGCTTTCCGACAAGAAAAACT